In Solanum lycopersicum chromosome 5, SLM_r2.1, the following are encoded in one genomic region:
- the LOC101245357 gene encoding putative glutamine amidotransferase GAT1_2.1 isoform X1 yields MAPDLSMILPRVLIVSRRTVRKNKFVDFVGEYHLDLIVSYGAVPVIAPRVSGVHMLLESFQPIHGVLLCEGEDIDPSLYDSDELSQEEVEEIKKLHSSDTTIDREKDSIELALAKLCLERNIPYLGICRGSQVLNVACGGTLYQDLEKELSKRYQMLSRSDTPEMSSLMLHPCLIGESDMNPSGLLECLNTIEKELSKDSNSSEMSTILKSCPSDTEKESSENYKDLFCSDSSEMSDMQPSTILKSCPSDIERELPNNCSLEMLSRSSSLKSESQSQSRSDIGKKYEKVVHMNYENYDGHRHVVKIVENTPLHKWFKESLEDNNDDEKMEIWVNSYHHQGVKRLAQRFVPMAFANDGLIEGFYDPDAYNPEEGKFIMGLQFHPERMRGQDNGDFDYPGCAMAYQEFVKAVIAYAKKLNGPRNIPSRGIKFNHELESKRRSIVKSFSIAKNMYSSGLGRISEKESELAPGAEFLEANTALSVQQENRLKQMGATVRNASTYMNRLKMNEEREKMARAILAKMSIEQLSDMVSFYHKMGQLCSEALDKKFNDMK; encoded by the exons atggCTCCAGATCTATCAATGATTCTTCCTAGGGTTCTAATTGTTTCTAGAAGAACTGTTCGTAAGAACAAATTTGTTGATTTCGTTG GTGAATATCACTTAGATCTTATCGTGAGTTATGGCGCCGTGCCTGTTATAGCTCCGCGGGTAAGTGGTGTACACATGTTACTAGAAAGTTTTCAACCAATTCATGGAGTTCTTTTATGTGAAGGTGAAGACATTGATCCATCACTTTATGATAGTGATGAATTGTCACAAGAAGaagttgaagaaataaaaaaattacattcaagTGATACAACAATTGATAGAGAAAAAGATTCAATTGAATTAGCACTTGCAAAACTATGTCTTGAGAGAAATATACCTTATTTGGGAATTTGTAGAGGTTCACAAGTCCTTAATGTTGCTTGTGGTGGCACcctttatcaagatttggagaaAGAATTGTCTAAGCGTTATCAAATGTTATCTCGTTCAGACACTCCAGAGATGTCGTCGTTGATGTTGCACCCTTGTCTTATTGGAGAATCAGACATGAACCCGTCGGGGTTATTGGAGTGTTTAAACACCATAGAGAAAGAATTGTCTAAAGATTCAAACTCTTCAGAAATGTCAACAATATTGAAGTCATGTCCGAGTGATACAGAGAAAGAATCGTCTGAAAATTACAAAGACCTATTCTGTTCAGACTCTTCAGAAATGTCAGACATGCAACCATCGACAATATTGAAGTCATGTCCGAGTGACATAGAGAGAGAATTGCCCAACAACTGCTCTTTAGAAATGTTGTCACGTTCGTCATCGTTGAAGAGTGAAAGTCAGAGTCAGAGTCGGAGCGATATAGGCAAAAAGTATGAAAAAGTTGTACATATGAACTATGAAAACTATGATGGACATAGACATGTGGTGAAAATAGTTGAAAATACACCATTACACAAATGGTTTAAAGAGTCATTAGaagataataatgatgatgaaaaAATGGAGATTTGGGTTAATAGTTATCATCATCAAGGAGTAAAGAGATTAGCACAAAGATTTGTGCCAATGGCATTTGCTAATGATGGATTAATCGAAGGTTTTTATGATCCAGATGCATATAATCCTGAAGAAGGTAAATTTATTATGGGATTACAATTTCATCCTGAACGTATGCGTGGACAAGATAATGGTGATTTTGATTATCCAGGTTGTGCTATGGCTTACCAG GAATTTGTTAAAGCAGTAATTGCATATGCAAAGAAGCTTAATGGACCTAGAAATATACCAAGTAGAGGTATAAAATTCAACCATGAATTAGAGAGCAAAAGAAGAAGCATTGTTAAAAGTTTTTCAATTGCAAAAAATATGTATAGCTCTGGACTTGGCAGAATTTCAGAAAAAGAATCTGAACTTGCACCTGGAGCTGAGTTTCTTGAg GCAAACACAGCATTGAGTGTACAACAAGAGAATAGGTTGAAGCAAATGGGAGCAACAGTGAGGAATGCATCAACATACATGAACAGATTGAAGATgaatgaagaaagagaaaaaatggCTAGAGCTATTCTTGCAAAAATGTCAATTGAACAGCTATCAGATATGGTTagtttttatcataaaatggGACAACTTTGTTCTGAGGCTTTAGATAAAAAGTTCAATGACATGAAATAG
- the LOC101245357 gene encoding putative glutamine amidotransferase GAT1_2.1 isoform X2 produces MAPDLSMILPRVLIVSRRTVRKNKFVDFVGEYHLDLIVSYGAVPVIAPRVSGVHMLLESFQPIHGVLLCEGEDIDPSLYDSDELSQEEVEEIKKLHSSDTTIDREKDSIELALAKLCLERNIPYLGICRGSQVLNVACGGTLYQDLEKELSKRYQMLSRSDTPEMSSLMLHPCLIGESDMNPSGLLECLNTIEKELSKDSNSSEMSTILKSCPSDTEKESSENYKDLFCSDSSEMSDMQPSTILKSCPSDIERELPNNCSLEMLSRSSSLKSESQSQSRSDIGKKYEKVVHMNYENYDGHRHVVKIVENTPLHKWFKESLEDNNDDEKMEIWVNSYHHQGVKRLAQRFVPMAFANDGLIEGFYDPDAYNPEEGKFIMGLQFHPERMRGQDNGDFDYPGCAMAYQANTALSVQQENRLKQMGATVRNASTYMNRLKMNEEREKMARAILAKMSIEQLSDMVSFYHKMGQLCSEALDKKFNDMK; encoded by the exons atggCTCCAGATCTATCAATGATTCTTCCTAGGGTTCTAATTGTTTCTAGAAGAACTGTTCGTAAGAACAAATTTGTTGATTTCGTTG GTGAATATCACTTAGATCTTATCGTGAGTTATGGCGCCGTGCCTGTTATAGCTCCGCGGGTAAGTGGTGTACACATGTTACTAGAAAGTTTTCAACCAATTCATGGAGTTCTTTTATGTGAAGGTGAAGACATTGATCCATCACTTTATGATAGTGATGAATTGTCACAAGAAGaagttgaagaaataaaaaaattacattcaagTGATACAACAATTGATAGAGAAAAAGATTCAATTGAATTAGCACTTGCAAAACTATGTCTTGAGAGAAATATACCTTATTTGGGAATTTGTAGAGGTTCACAAGTCCTTAATGTTGCTTGTGGTGGCACcctttatcaagatttggagaaAGAATTGTCTAAGCGTTATCAAATGTTATCTCGTTCAGACACTCCAGAGATGTCGTCGTTGATGTTGCACCCTTGTCTTATTGGAGAATCAGACATGAACCCGTCGGGGTTATTGGAGTGTTTAAACACCATAGAGAAAGAATTGTCTAAAGATTCAAACTCTTCAGAAATGTCAACAATATTGAAGTCATGTCCGAGTGATACAGAGAAAGAATCGTCTGAAAATTACAAAGACCTATTCTGTTCAGACTCTTCAGAAATGTCAGACATGCAACCATCGACAATATTGAAGTCATGTCCGAGTGACATAGAGAGAGAATTGCCCAACAACTGCTCTTTAGAAATGTTGTCACGTTCGTCATCGTTGAAGAGTGAAAGTCAGAGTCAGAGTCGGAGCGATATAGGCAAAAAGTATGAAAAAGTTGTACATATGAACTATGAAAACTATGATGGACATAGACATGTGGTGAAAATAGTTGAAAATACACCATTACACAAATGGTTTAAAGAGTCATTAGaagataataatgatgatgaaaaAATGGAGATTTGGGTTAATAGTTATCATCATCAAGGAGTAAAGAGATTAGCACAAAGATTTGTGCCAATGGCATTTGCTAATGATGGATTAATCGAAGGTTTTTATGATCCAGATGCATATAATCCTGAAGAAGGTAAATTTATTATGGGATTACAATTTCATCCTGAACGTATGCGTGGACAAGATAATGGTGATTTTGATTATCCAGGTTGTGCTATGGCTTACCAG GCAAACACAGCATTGAGTGTACAACAAGAGAATAGGTTGAAGCAAATGGGAGCAACAGTGAGGAATGCATCAACATACATGAACAGATTGAAGATgaatgaagaaagagaaaaaatggCTAGAGCTATTCTTGCAAAAATGTCAATTGAACAGCTATCAGATATGGTTagtttttatcataaaatggGACAACTTTGTTCTGAGGCTTTAGATAAAAAGTTCAATGACATGAAATAG
- the LOC101245647 gene encoding uncharacterized protein isoform X2: MMGSGLQFNRSFNGEDRFYSAAKARRNVNRSFNGEDNLRRAKSDVAVSNFPTKTKMKVAAVDESTKELPVAAAVPASEVLPLCNLQRFLKSVTPSVPAQYLSKTTIRGWRTCDVEFLPYYVLGDLWESFKEWSAYGAGVPLVLDEGDSAVQYYVPYLSGIQLYGDSSKASVKTRRPGEESDSDYFRDSSSDGSSDSEHERRCLNYSREQRMYHSQASESSLSIDGLSLRDSNATFQEGFSSDEGESGSPEGALLFEYFAHDQPYGREPLADKISDLAQRFPELKTMRSCDLLPSSWISVAWYPIYRIPTGPTLKALDACFLTFHSLHTPMPGNQSGHTAVVACPTDTDAAPKIPLPAFGLASYKFKASLWTPNGGSGRQLMSSLLQAADNWLTLLQVNHPDFSFFCQR; this comes from the exons ATGATGGGTAGTGGATTACAGTTTAATCGGAGTTTTAACGGTGAAGATCGGTTTTATAGTGCTGCGAAGGCTCGCCGGAATGTTAATCGGAGTTTTAATGGTGAGGATAATTTAAGGAGAGCTAAGAGTGATGTTGCTGTTAGTAATTTTCCGACGAAGACTAAAATGAAGGTGGCTGCCGTCGATGAATCAACGAAGGAGTTACCGGTTGCTGCTGCCGTGCCGGCATCGGAAGTTTTGCCGCTTTGTAATCTACAGCGGTTTTTGAAATCTGTTACTCCTTCAGTTCCTGCTCAATATCTATCAAAG ACAACTATTAGGGGTTGGAGGACGTGTGATGTGGAGTTTCTGCCTTACTATGTACTTGGCGACTTATGGGAGTCTTTTAAAGAATGGAGTGCTTATGGAGCTGGAGTTCCATTGGTTTTGGATGAAGGTGATAGTGCAGTTCAGTACTATGTGCCCTATTTGTCAGGTATTCAGTTGTATGGCGACTCTTCAAAGGCTTCAGTCAAAACAAG GCGACCAGGTGAGGAGAGTGATAGTGACTATTTTCGGGATTCCAGTAGTGATGGAAGTAGTGACTCTGAACACGAGAGACGTTGCTTGAATTATTCAAGGGAGCAACGGATGTATCATAGCCAAGCAAGTGAAAGCTCTCTTAGTATCGATGGGTTATCATTAAGAGACAGTAATGCTACCTTCCAAGAAGGATTTTCAAGCGATGAGGGTGAATCTGGGTCTCCTGAAGGTGCCTTGCTGTTTGAGTATTTTGCGCATGATCAGCCCTATGGTCGTGAACCTTTGGCAGACAAG ATATCTGATCTTGCTCAACGTTTCCCGGAATTAAAAACAATGAGAAGTTGTGATCTCCTTCCTTCCAGTTGGATATCTGTAGCCtg GTATCCAATTTACCGGATACCTACGGGACCTACTTTAAAAGCTCTGGATGCTTGTTTTCTGACATTTCATTCTCTTCATACACCCATGCCAG GAAATCAAAGTGGTCATACCGCTGTTGTTGCATGTCCAACTGATACGGATGCTGCCCCTAAGATTCCACTACCTGCTTTTGGCCTTGCTTCATACAAGTTTAAAGCGTCACTTTGGACTCCAAATGGCGGATCTGGAAGACAGTTAATGAGCTCGCTCTTACAAGCTGCTGATAACTGGCTAACACTTCTTCAGGTCAATCATCCTGATTTCAGTTTCTTCTGCCAGAGGTGA
- the LOC101245647 gene encoding uncharacterized protein isoform X1, with amino-acid sequence MMGSGLQFNRSFNGEDRFYSAAKARRNVNRSFNGEDNLRRAKSDVAVSNFPTKTKMKVAAVDESTKELPVAAAVPASEVLPLCNLQRFLKSVTPSVPAQYLSKTTIRGWRTCDVEFLPYYVLGDLWESFKEWSAYGAGVPLVLDEGDSAVQYYVPYLSGIQLYGDSSKASVKTSRRPGEESDSDYFRDSSSDGSSDSEHERRCLNYSREQRMYHSQASESSLSIDGLSLRDSNATFQEGFSSDEGESGSPEGALLFEYFAHDQPYGREPLADKISDLAQRFPELKTMRSCDLLPSSWISVAWYPIYRIPTGPTLKALDACFLTFHSLHTPMPGNQSGHTAVVACPTDTDAAPKIPLPAFGLASYKFKASLWTPNGGSGRQLMSSLLQAADNWLTLLQVNHPDFSFFCQR; translated from the exons ATGATGGGTAGTGGATTACAGTTTAATCGGAGTTTTAACGGTGAAGATCGGTTTTATAGTGCTGCGAAGGCTCGCCGGAATGTTAATCGGAGTTTTAATGGTGAGGATAATTTAAGGAGAGCTAAGAGTGATGTTGCTGTTAGTAATTTTCCGACGAAGACTAAAATGAAGGTGGCTGCCGTCGATGAATCAACGAAGGAGTTACCGGTTGCTGCTGCCGTGCCGGCATCGGAAGTTTTGCCGCTTTGTAATCTACAGCGGTTTTTGAAATCTGTTACTCCTTCAGTTCCTGCTCAATATCTATCAAAG ACAACTATTAGGGGTTGGAGGACGTGTGATGTGGAGTTTCTGCCTTACTATGTACTTGGCGACTTATGGGAGTCTTTTAAAGAATGGAGTGCTTATGGAGCTGGAGTTCCATTGGTTTTGGATGAAGGTGATAGTGCAGTTCAGTACTATGTGCCCTATTTGTCAGGTATTCAGTTGTATGGCGACTCTTCAAAGGCTTCAGTCAAAACAAG TAGGCGACCAGGTGAGGAGAGTGATAGTGACTATTTTCGGGATTCCAGTAGTGATGGAAGTAGTGACTCTGAACACGAGAGACGTTGCTTGAATTATTCAAGGGAGCAACGGATGTATCATAGCCAAGCAAGTGAAAGCTCTCTTAGTATCGATGGGTTATCATTAAGAGACAGTAATGCTACCTTCCAAGAAGGATTTTCAAGCGATGAGGGTGAATCTGGGTCTCCTGAAGGTGCCTTGCTGTTTGAGTATTTTGCGCATGATCAGCCCTATGGTCGTGAACCTTTGGCAGACAAG ATATCTGATCTTGCTCAACGTTTCCCGGAATTAAAAACAATGAGAAGTTGTGATCTCCTTCCTTCCAGTTGGATATCTGTAGCCtg GTATCCAATTTACCGGATACCTACGGGACCTACTTTAAAAGCTCTGGATGCTTGTTTTCTGACATTTCATTCTCTTCATACACCCATGCCAG GAAATCAAAGTGGTCATACCGCTGTTGTTGCATGTCCAACTGATACGGATGCTGCCCCTAAGATTCCACTACCTGCTTTTGGCCTTGCTTCATACAAGTTTAAAGCGTCACTTTGGACTCCAAATGGCGGATCTGGAAGACAGTTAATGAGCTCGCTCTTACAAGCTGCTGATAACTGGCTAACACTTCTTCAGGTCAATCATCCTGATTTCAGTTTCTTCTGCCAGAGGTGA
- the LOC101245944 gene encoding protein kinase superfamily protein precursor encodes MNQEKRYFLIVSSNLCVLCFILQIDKCSAVDPQFVVCNKSVNCRYGPRISFPFYIEDVQESYCGYPGFGLNCSEQGFPVVHIAGNEYVVEDIRYQDHTFQLKNSVFNSSVRNACVSDIKNVSLDNRPFKFIKEPEFYLLSKCNGSIYQNLSKHRIGFGCGGENVNDWGLAMFANDESFDSALQVCEKHVMVPVEMLGDEGSNRDVDYRGLLRRGFRLKWTASNCSECAASRGHCGFDVINYQFKCYCTDRPHALSCKPSGKNNLRLILGSVLGGAVLIILVVTSIVCCYKKEHRSCLYFTSRKKSCDRSLTHDFDGSTSYHGVSVFSYVELEEATSNFDSSNELGDGGFGAVYYGKLKDGREVAVKRLYEHNCKRMEQFKNEIEILSRLRHRNLVTLYGCTSKHSRELLLVYEYIPNGTVADHLNGDRAKDGFLPWPIRMNIAVETACALAYLHASGTIHRDVKTSNILLDSNCCVKVADFGLSRLFPNDATHVSTAPQGTAGYVDPEYHECYQLTDKSDVYSFGVVLVELISSMPAVDITRSRHEINLANLAINRIQRCAFDELIDPSLGFKSDAQVMRMTTSVAELAFQCLQLETDLRPKMDEVLETLKHIQGTYTDHIKDEKTNDSIVDNTECNGEKVPISPTSDKVVLLKKIHLPPSPISVTESWVSSSGSSNISG; translated from the exons ATGAACCAAGAAAAAAGGTATTTCTTGATAGTATCATCAAACCTTTGTGTTTTATGCTTCATTTTGCAAATAGATAAATGTTCTGCTGTTGATCCACAGTTTGTAGTGTGTAATAAATCAGTAAATTGTAGATATGGTCCAAGAATAAGCTTTCCATTTTATATTGAAGATGTTCAAGAATCTTACTGTGGGTACCCTGGATTTGGGCTAAATTGTAGTGAACAAGGGTTTCCTGTTGTACATATTGCTGGAAATGAGTATGTAGTTGAAGATATTAGATATCAAGATCATACTTTTCAGCTTAAAAATTCAGTCTTTAACAGTAGTGTAAGGAATGCATGTGTTTCTGATATCAAGAATGTGTCACTCGATAATCGCccttttaagtttattaaggAACCAGAATTTTACTTGTTGTCGAAGTGTAATGGTTCGATATACCAGAATCTTTCGAAGCACAGGATTGGTTTTGGTTGTGGTGGAGAAAATGTGAATGATTGGGGTCTTGCAATGTTTGCTAATGATGAGAGCTTTGACTCTGCATTACAAGTGTGTGAAAAACATGTAATGGTACCAGTAGAAATGCTTGGTGATGAGGGAAGTAATCGAGATGTTGACTATCGGGGGCTTTTGAGAAGGGGGTTTAGATTGAAATGGACTGCTAGTAACTGCAGTGAATGTGCAGCAAGTAGAGGACATTGCGGATTTGATGTTATCAACTATCAATTCAAATGTTACTGCACAGATAGACCTCATGCATTGAGTTGCAAACCTTCCG GGAAAAATAATTTGCGGTTGATTCTTGGCTCAG TTTTAGGTGGAGCTGTGTTAATAATCCTTGTGGTCACTTCCATTGTTTGTTGTTACAAGAAAGAACACAGAAGTTGTTTGTACTTCACCTCGAGAAAAAAATCTTGTGATCGTTCCTTAACACATGATTTTGATGGAAGTACTAGTTACCATGGAGTCTCGGTCTTCTCCTATGTCGAACTGGAAGAAGCTACAAGTAACTTCGATTCCTCCAATGAACTAGGAGATGGAGGTTTCGGTGCTGTTTACTATG GTAAACTTAAGGATGGGAGAGAAGTTGCAGTGAAGCGACTTTACGAGCACAATTGCAAGAGAATGGAAcagtttaaaaatgaaattgaaattcTCTCTCGCCTACGGCATCGAAATCTTGTTACCCTTTATGGTTGCACATCAAAGCATAGCCGTGAACTCCTCCTTGTTTATGAATACATTCCCAATGGAACAGTGGCAGATCACCTGAATGGGGATAGAGCAAAGGACGGATTCCTCCCATGGCCTATCCGCATGAATATTGCTGTAGAAACTGCTTGTGCATTGGCTTACCTCCATGCTTCTGGCACAATACATCGCGATGTAAAGACTAGCAACATACTCCTCGACAGCAATTGTTGTGTCAAAGTTGCAGATTTTGGGCTTTCGAGACTTTTTCCAAATGATGCTACTCATGTCTCAACTGCTCCTCAAGGGACTGCTGGATATGTTGATCCAGAGTATCATGAATGTTACCAGCTCACTGATAAAAGTGATGTTTACAGTTTCGGTGTTGTCCTTGTTGAACTTATCTCATCAATGCCTGCTGTTGATATTACCAGGAGTCGACATGAAATCAATTTGGCCAACTTAGCAATAAACAGGATTCAGAGATGTGCATTTGATGAGCTGATTGATCCATCTCTGGGATTTAAATCAGATGCACAGGTTATGAGAATGACTACTTCAGTAGCAGAGCTAGCATTTCAATGCTTGCAGCTTGAAACAGACTTGAGACCAAAAATGGATGAAGTATTAGAGACACTTAAACATATACAAGGCACCTATACTGATCACATCAAAGATGAGAAGACGAATGACTCAATTGTCGATAACACAGAATGCAATGGTGAAAAAGTCCCTATTTCTCCTACATCAGATAAAGTAGTTCTGTTAAAGAAAATACATTTGCCACCTTCACCTATTTCTGTAACTGAGAGCTGGGTTAGTAGCTCTGGCAGTAGTAATATTAGCGGGTGA